One window of Puniceicoccaceae bacterium genomic DNA carries:
- a CDS encoding 3-deoxy-7-phosphoheptulonate synthase, translated as MLHRQIENVHIEEERAILSPNTLKDEYPLLEGDVQTVQKGQSAVKAILDRSDPRLLVIVGPCSIHDPKAAIEYAQRLNSLAAEVADELVLLMRVYYEKPRTTVGWQGLVNDPHLDQSFDIEAGLRLARKLLLQITRMGLPVATEALDIVTPPYIQDLISYTAIGARTVESQSHRKMASGLTSAVGFKNATSGDISVAIHAIQSAARCHNFISINPEGHAAIIRTRGNPHGHLILRGGITPNYERPHIRQCELQMREAGIPDNLIVDFSHGNSMKDPHRQAEVALDVCTQIADGVESIRGVMIESNLLEGNQAIPEDLSTLQYGVSITDACIGWDRTEAIVHDLHRASQQRQHRTAKQLH; from the coding sequence ATGCTACATCGCCAGATCGAAAATGTTCACATCGAGGAGGAGCGTGCCATCCTTTCCCCGAACACGTTAAAAGACGAATACCCTCTGCTCGAAGGCGATGTGCAAACCGTTCAAAAGGGACAAAGTGCTGTAAAGGCCATACTCGACCGCAGCGATCCACGCCTGTTGGTCATCGTCGGCCCGTGCTCCATTCACGATCCCAAGGCTGCAATCGAATACGCCCAGCGACTGAATTCCCTCGCGGCAGAAGTGGCAGATGAGCTTGTCCTGCTCATGCGCGTCTATTATGAGAAACCCCGCACTACCGTGGGCTGGCAGGGATTGGTCAATGATCCCCATCTGGATCAATCCTTCGACATTGAAGCCGGACTCCGCCTCGCACGGAAGCTGTTATTGCAAATTACCCGTATGGGACTGCCCGTTGCCACCGAAGCTCTGGACATTGTCACTCCCCCCTACATTCAGGATCTCATCTCCTACACTGCCATTGGAGCACGCACAGTTGAGTCCCAAAGCCATCGCAAAATGGCCAGCGGACTCACCTCCGCCGTCGGTTTCAAGAATGCAACTTCCGGAGATATTTCAGTGGCCATACATGCCATTCAGTCCGCCGCGCGATGCCACAACTTCATCAGCATCAACCCGGAGGGCCATGCGGCCATTATCCGGACCAGAGGCAACCCGCACGGACACCTCATTTTGCGCGGAGGAATCACGCCCAATTATGAGCGCCCTCATATTCGGCAGTGTGAGCTGCAGATGAGAGAGGCCGGTATTCCCGACAATCTCATCGTCGATTTCAGTCATGGCAATTCCATGAAGGATCCCCATCGACAGGCAGAGGTCGCCCTCGATGTCTGCACACAAATTGCCGACGGAGTTGAGAGCATTCGTGGAGTCATGATCGAGAGTAATCTCTTGGAGGGCAACCAGGCCATTCCTGAAGACCTATCAACCCTTCAATATGGCGTTTCCATCACCGATGCATGCATCGGATGGGACCGCACCGAAGCCATTGTGCACGACCTGCATCGCGCTTCGCAACAACGTCAGCACCGGACCGCCAAACAGCTGCATTGA
- a CDS encoding CAP domain-containing protein, with product MRISPSRPFHSLVSNWLLALCMCSVLTGNVHALPQTDLITGYHANGAAILQKSYVLSEQELELIQRIAQHPLQQRPVIVLDPALTLYAKAKSDDLANRSYFAHSDPQGNLITYYFGDAPGFLSQTFENLAAGYTNAAAAVDAWERSTTGHRESLFGLPRDGVANPLYPYFGVGHTRSQNASDPYGGHYWTTQNAWNPAAHPGPIGNTAAIAQASKYQLFLPDGVTPVDRNWNWVTAEIAGMQRVHVNGDGSYQRNGMGRFRNLGGMFFRSDAMGITYSLPDHATGVHHYFTSKQGWLWTTPQLAPHYWSKQRGNWIYVDTHGNRVFDYNNQIWEDWTPDGQYARILSDKRQTYVGQPVVIAWDADRKSPIVEFWSSQSNPDGLPTHYSNAPMGAILWHPPAPGSYVFAVRSKAVPGPASAPGQQIHAENVRIDVIPHPDSYSNAAVQIWASNSEVALGSPFSIRWNSTGGIPIVRSSPGQSPANVDGVFSNEPSGEVSFVKRVPGIYRYSIQLGSLVQEVFVRVTGTKTAPSAPR from the coding sequence ATGAGAATATCGCCATCCCGTCCCTTCCATTCACTGGTTTCCAATTGGTTGCTGGCACTCTGCATGTGCTCTGTGTTGACAGGAAATGTGCACGCATTGCCGCAAACCGACCTCATCACGGGTTACCATGCAAACGGCGCAGCCATACTGCAGAAATCCTATGTTCTGAGCGAGCAGGAGCTGGAACTGATCCAGCGCATTGCGCAGCATCCCCTGCAGCAACGCCCCGTTATTGTTCTGGATCCGGCATTGACGCTCTATGCCAAGGCAAAATCGGATGATCTCGCCAACCGCAGCTATTTCGCCCACAGTGATCCACAAGGCAATCTGATTACCTACTATTTTGGGGATGCCCCGGGCTTTCTCTCGCAGACCTTCGAAAACCTCGCTGCCGGATACACTAACGCAGCTGCTGCGGTTGACGCTTGGGAACGCTCAACCACCGGACACCGGGAATCCCTGTTCGGGCTACCCAGAGATGGAGTTGCCAACCCGCTGTACCCCTACTTCGGTGTCGGCCATACCCGCTCTCAAAACGCCTCCGATCCATACGGTGGCCACTATTGGACCACTCAAAATGCCTGGAACCCTGCGGCTCACCCGGGTCCGATCGGAAACACAGCAGCCATTGCTCAAGCATCAAAATATCAGCTGTTTTTGCCCGACGGAGTGACTCCCGTCGACCGCAATTGGAACTGGGTAACAGCCGAGATCGCAGGCATGCAACGTGTTCATGTGAATGGAGATGGCAGCTACCAACGCAATGGGATGGGACGTTTTCGCAATTTGGGCGGCATGTTCTTCCGCTCCGACGCCATGGGCATCACTTACAGCCTGCCCGATCATGCAACTGGGGTTCATCACTATTTTACCAGCAAACAAGGCTGGCTTTGGACTACGCCACAGCTTGCCCCCCATTACTGGTCAAAGCAGCGGGGAAACTGGATCTACGTCGATACGCATGGCAACCGGGTTTTTGATTACAACAATCAAATCTGGGAAGACTGGACTCCTGATGGTCAATATGCGCGCATCCTTTCTGACAAACGGCAAACCTACGTCGGGCAGCCAGTGGTCATTGCCTGGGATGCAGATCGAAAGTCCCCCATCGTCGAATTCTGGAGCAGCCAAAGCAACCCAGACGGCTTGCCCACTCACTATTCCAATGCCCCGATGGGTGCCATTCTGTGGCATCCACCCGCACCCGGTTCCTACGTTTTTGCGGTGCGCAGCAAGGCTGTACCCGGTCCGGCGTCTGCTCCGGGACAACAGATCCACGCGGAGAATGTACGCATTGACGTGATCCCCCATCCAGACTCCTACAGCAACGCCGCAGTCCAGATTTGGGCTTCGAACAGCGAGGTCGCACTCGGTTCGCCATTTTCCATCCGTTGGAATAGCACAGGTGGCATTCCCATTGTGCGTAGCAGCCCCGGGCAGTCTCCTGCCAATGTGGACGGAGTCTTTTCGAATGAACCCAGTGGCGAAGTCTCATTTGTGAAGCGCGTTCCGGGGATTTACCGCTATTCGATACAACTGGGATCTCTGGTGCAGGAAGTATTCGTGCGTGTAACAGGGACAAAAACTGCCCCATCCGCCCCGCGTTGA
- a CDS encoding retroviral-like aspartic protease family protein: MFSRRYLLPFILSAFLISFTWGDLIVLQGGRTIEGTVVESNPDSIIVEMAMGRVTISRSKVLRIESTPQGDKRRDALQLAATFEQELGDLKRSLSSLHSLNGKFSVLTVKVQREEAAVHRLEDSLAQLQRRRTEAIEALQPYAQYHGRRVPQRIYEQYVSAQTAHQVASARVSEREQELANARRELSLTRQQLSECRKQMQEQARSIRSRRDELVAKGCPIDEMQDIDKTLERYGDGALFQQIPLRREGNSFFLNVRLNDQITEEFILDTGCSTLLLTREVVERLGVRSDAYLGVSTTQIADGSLIEVQNVYLDSVEVNGVRAGRVLAQFALSETGPVPLLLGMSYLERFRFSIDAQRALLTLE, from the coding sequence ATGTTCTCTCGGCGATATTTGCTGCCCTTCATCCTTTCGGCATTCCTCATCAGCTTTACCTGGGGTGACCTCATTGTGTTGCAGGGAGGACGAACGATTGAAGGCACGGTTGTGGAATCCAACCCGGATTCGATCATCGTGGAAATGGCGATGGGCAGAGTTACGATATCGAGGTCAAAGGTCCTGCGTATCGAATCGACTCCGCAGGGCGACAAGCGGCGGGACGCGCTCCAATTGGCTGCGACTTTTGAGCAGGAACTGGGGGATCTGAAACGATCACTTTCGAGCTTGCACAGTCTCAATGGCAAGTTCTCGGTACTGACTGTGAAAGTACAGCGTGAAGAAGCTGCCGTGCACCGTCTCGAAGACAGTCTGGCGCAACTGCAGCGTCGCCGAACGGAAGCCATCGAGGCGCTGCAACCCTATGCACAATATCATGGGCGGCGTGTTCCCCAGCGCATTTACGAACAGTATGTGAGTGCGCAGACCGCACATCAGGTGGCGTCGGCCCGTGTGAGCGAGCGCGAGCAGGAACTTGCCAATGCACGCCGTGAGTTATCGCTCACGCGCCAGCAGCTCTCCGAGTGCCGAAAGCAGATGCAAGAGCAAGCCCGTTCAATCCGATCACGGCGGGATGAACTTGTAGCAAAGGGCTGCCCCATTGATGAAATGCAAGACATCGACAAGACGCTCGAACGCTATGGTGACGGAGCCTTGTTTCAGCAAATTCCCCTGCGCCGGGAAGGGAACAGTTTTTTTCTCAACGTGCGGTTGAACGATCAAATCACCGAGGAGTTCATTTTGGATACCGGGTGCTCAACCCTGCTCTTGACGCGGGAAGTCGTGGAGCGTCTGGGGGTGCGCAGTGATGCATACCTTGGCGTGAGCACAACCCAGATCGCAGATGGTTCCCTGATTGAAGTGCAGAACGTGTATCTTGATTCGGTGGAGGTAAACGGGGTGAGGGCTGGGCGGGTGCTCGCCCAGTTTGCACTTTCGGAGACTGGCCCCGTTCCCCTGTTGCTGGGGATGAGTTATTTGGAACGCTTTCGTTTCAGCATTGATGCCCAGCGTGCTCTCTTGACCTTGGAATAA
- a CDS encoding transaldolase family protein: MKIYLDTANLEEIRQASELGIVDGVTTNPALVAREGANSLENTKTHFARMCELTEAGLQQFFRAYHGTPNRAGKEG; encoded by the coding sequence ATGAAGATTTATCTCGATACGGCAAATCTGGAAGAAATCCGTCAGGCATCGGAATTGGGCATCGTGGATGGAGTGACAACCAATCCTGCGCTGGTCGCACGAGAAGGGGCGAACTCCCTCGAAAACACCAAAACCCACTTCGCTCGCATGTGTGAACTGACGGAGGCTGGGCTGCAGCAATTTTTCAGGGCCTACCATGGGACTCCCAATAGGGCAGGAAAGGAAGGGTAA
- a CDS encoding gluconokinase, with product MPDSTAPAPVVIVMGVSGCGKTTVGKRLAKRLNVPFLDADDFHPPENIAKMQSGQPLQDTDRIPWLDILSKLLQDHQYNGVVLACSALRQRYRDHLITGLVHARFIYLKGSFDEIYTRMKLRNHFMPASLLKSQFSTLEEPQEAIVLDISEDVETLVNKAYRNLHKSG from the coding sequence ATGCCTGACAGCACAGCTCCTGCGCCTGTTGTAATTGTCATGGGAGTTTCGGGTTGTGGGAAAACAACTGTCGGCAAACGTTTGGCCAAACGTCTAAACGTGCCCTTTCTCGATGCCGATGATTTTCATCCACCCGAAAATATTGCCAAGATGCAATCGGGGCAGCCGCTCCAGGATACCGACCGCATCCCCTGGCTCGATATCCTGTCAAAGTTACTGCAAGACCATCAATACAATGGGGTCGTTCTCGCCTGCTCGGCACTGCGACAGCGATACAGGGATCACCTTATCACTGGTCTGGTGCATGCACGATTCATCTATTTAAAAGGCAGTTTTGATGAAATCTACACCCGCATGAAACTGCGCAATCACTTCATGCCTGCATCCTTGCTCAAAAGCCAGTTTTCCACCCTTGAGGAGCCGCAGGAAGCCATCGTGCTCGATATTTCCGAAGACGTGGAAACCTTGGTGAATAAGGCATACCGCAACCTGCACAAGTCAGGTTGA